In Sorghum bicolor cultivar BTx623 chromosome 8, Sorghum_bicolor_NCBIv3, whole genome shotgun sequence, one genomic interval encodes:
- the LOC8079841 gene encoding TLD domain-containing protein 1, with protein MGNSQASPASASSSRFVMASRAFSKQELDGLRGLFTSLAAQSQTSGRAISRSVFLEYYGVRGPLGDRLFQLVAKESGGSDGVTFEDLIISKATYGRGTRDEVDEFIYQLCDVTGDGALTRSDLESVLASVHETVFAVKKEVVEGSNNRPFEAFLNSAVLSEDAEAVSEKSMSLSDFRNLCILLPSLRKFLGNLLMPPDSGRPGFEVPLLHYPENISTDLLLLNKEYAWHIGGGFSQNEVQEWKLLYHSSLHGQSFNTFLGKVTNGDAQTVLIVKDREGSIYGGYASQPWERHSDFYGDMKTFLFKLYPQASIFRPTGANRNLQWCAINFSSENIPNGIGFGGQPHHFGLFLSANFDQGHSFTCSTFTSPPLSKTNRFRPEVIECWGIQMRGAQDEKLELVKGTVLERFKEDRNMLKMVGLANASD; from the exons ATGGGCAACTCGCAGGCTTCGCCGGCGTCCGCCTCCAGCTCCCGCTTCGTCATGGCCTCGAG GGCCTTCTCGAAGCAGGAGCTGGACGGCCTCCGCGGCCTATTCACCTCCCTCGCGGCGCAGTCGCAGACCAGCGGCCGCGCCATCTCACGCTCCGTCTTCCTC GAGTACTATGGGGTGCGGGGGCCATTAGGCGACAGGCTGTTCCAGTTGGTGGCGAAGGAGAGTGGCGGCAGCGATGGGGTCACGTTCGAGGATTTGATCATCTCCAAA GCAACATATGGAAGGGGAACTCGAGATGAGGTTGATGAATTCATTTATCAACTATGTGATGTCACAGGAGATGGTGCCTTAACAAG GTCTGATTTGGAATCTGTCTTGGCATCCGTTCATGAAACTGTATTTGCAGTGAAGAAGGAAGTCGTGGAAGGTTCCAACAACAGACCATTTGAAGCATTCCTCAACTCGGCAGTACTTTCAGAGGATGCTGAAGCGGTCTCAGAGAAGTCTATGTCATTATCAGACTTTAGGAACCTGTGCATTCTCTTGCCATCATTGAGGAAGTTCCTTGGAAATTTGTTGATGCCCCCTGATTCAG GTAGACCAGGGTTTGAAGTACCACTGCTTCATTATCCTGAAAACATCTCCACTGATTTGCTGCTTCTAAATAAAGAGTATGCCTGGCATATTGGAGGAGGCTTTTCCCAAAATGAGGTGCAAGAGTGGAAGCTTTTATATCACAGTTCTCTTCATGGACAAAGCTTCAACACTTTTTTAGGCAAAGTAAC GAATGGAGATGCCCAGACTGTTCTGATTGTTAAAGATAGAGAAGGATCAATTTATGGTGGATATGCATCACAGCCTTGGGAAAGGCACAGTGATTTTTATGGTGACATGAAGACATTCCTCTTCAAATTATATCCTCAAGCATCCATTTTCCGCCCTACTGGAGCAAACAGGAATTTGCAATGG TGTGCTATAAACTTCAGCTCTGAGAACATACCCAATGGTATTGGATTTGGAGGGCAGCCACATCATTTCGGACTCTTTTTATCTGCAAATTTCGATCAAGGGCACTCATTTACTTGTAGCACGTTTACCAGCCCTCCCCTTTCAAAGACAAATAGGTTCAGGCCAGAAGTCATTGAATGTTGGGGTATACAAATGAGAGGAGCACAAGATGAAAAACTGGAGCTAGTCAAGGGGACAGTCCTCGAGAGATTCAAGGAGGACCGGAACATGCTGAAGATGGTTGGTTTGGCAAATGCGAGTGATTGA
- the LOC110429837 gene encoding uncharacterized protein LOC110429837 yields MSALHRDLEGQQQTRRRRRCLTTALQDICPILGISDAWDRKRSPAAPGSPERSWPLRSHQSQDILAMGSNLLGSLCFMTLPCGYSYSSSHLAQAQLSVVHIYQKSKISQEIKCQNSLNVYYTVVVHILRGICSIMY; encoded by the exons ATGTCTGCCCTCCACAGGGACCTGGAGGGCCAGCAGCAGACGCGGAGACGCCGCCGGTGCCTGACTACCGCGCTCCAGGATATCTGCCCAATACTCGGAATCTCGGATGCATGGGACCGCAAGCGATCACCTGCAGCTCCAGGATCTCCTGAACGTTCTTGGCCCCTTCGTTCACACCAGAGTCAAG ATATTCTTGCAATGGGTTCTAATCTTCTAGGGTCTCTATGCTTTATGACATTGCCATGTGGTTATTCATACTCATCTAGTCATCTTGCACAAGCTCAGCTGTCTGTGGTACACATTTATCAGAAGAGTAAAATTTCACAAGAAATAAAGTGCCAGAATTCCCTTAACGTTTATTACACTGTAGTAGTACATATCTTAAGGGGCATCTGTTCCATCATGTATTGA